The following is a genomic window from Thermodesulfobacteriota bacterium.
TCCCGCCTTATGTCATCGCCGCCGGGGACCGGGCCAAACTGTACGGGCTTAACCTGGTCGGATTAAAGCGCAGCAATTTTCCTCCGGCCGTCTTAAACAGCCTGAAGAAAGCCTACCGGATTATTTTTCGCGTCGGCCTGACCCTAAATGAAGCCATTGAAAGAGCAAACGCCGAAGTAGAGCAAACCCCGGAGGTCGTCCATTTTCTGGAATTTATCAAATCTTCCCGTCGGGGTATTACGCGGTAAACACACCCGGGCGTTGTCCGACGGGATAAGGACAGGGCAATGAAAATCGGACTGATTGCGGGCGGAGGCGATTTCCCCCTGCAGTTCGCCGAGGCTGCCGGAAAATCCGGCAACCAGGTATACGCGGTTGCGTATCATGGCGCGGCGGCGCCTGAAATCGTCGACCGGGTGAAGGCCGTCCAGTGGCTTTACCTCGGGGAGTTGGAAAAGCTGGTCCGTTTTTTCCACGACAATGGCGTCCGGGAGGCGGTCATCATGGGCGGAGTCAACAAACGCGCCATGTTTTCCGATTTCCGGCCTGACGCGGCCGCTCTGTCCCTGATCGCCGGGCTGACCGATACCCATGACGACGCCCTGTTGCGGCGTTTCGCGGCCTTCCTGGAGGAAAACGGCATCGCCGTGCGCTCGTCGACTTACCTGCTGCCGGAACTGCTGGCACCGGACGGATGCTGGACAAAGGTTGAGCCGGACCCGAACCAGTTGCGGGATATCGCCATCGGCTGGAAGGCGGCCAAAGCCGTCGGCCTTCTGGATATCGGTCAGTGCGTGGTGGTGGAAAAGGGCTCGGTGCTGGCGGTGGAGGCCATTGACGGGACCGATGCCACCATTGCCAGGGGCGGCCGCCTGGGCGGCGGCCGGGCCGTGGTCGTCAAGGTCTGCAAGCCCCAGCAGGATACGCGCTTTGACATTCCGGCGGTGGGACCGGCGACGATTGACACCATGCGCGCCGCCGGCGTCAGCACCCTGGCCGTGGAATCCGGTCGGACCGTGGTCTTTGACCGGGAAAAAATGATTGCCATGGCGGATGAGTCCGCCATGTCCATAATCGCTTTCGGAGAGGACAGATGGGCAGATTGAAAGTAGCCGTGATCGGGTGCGGGTATCTGGGAAAATTCCATGCTGAAAAATACGCGGCCATGGACGACGTCATTCTGGCCGGCGTGGCCGATGTGAACAAAGACGCGGCGGAAAGCGTGGCGCAGCGCCTGGGGACCGTCGCTTACACGGATTACCGGCAACTCCTCGGCGCGGTCGACGCCGTCAGCATTGTCGTGCCCACGATTGATCACTGCCGGGTGGGCCTGGATTTTCTGGAAAGCGGCGTCGACATCATGATGGAAAAGCCCATGACCGCCACCCTGGCGGAGACGGACCTGCTGCTTTCTCTGGCGGAGAAAAAAAAGAAGATTATTCAGGTCGGTCACCTGGAGCGATTTAATCCGGCCGTTCATCCTTTAAAAGACATCGTCGACCGGCCTCAATACATTGAAGCGCACCGTTTGAGTATTTACAAGGAACGG
Proteins encoded in this region:
- the lpxI gene encoding UDP-2,3-diacylglucosamine diphosphatase LpxI (LpxI, functionally equivalent to LpxH, replaces it in LPS biosynthesis in a minority of bacteria.), which produces MKIGLIAGGGDFPLQFAEAAGKSGNQVYAVAYHGAAAPEIVDRVKAVQWLYLGELEKLVRFFHDNGVREAVIMGGVNKRAMFSDFRPDAAALSLIAGLTDTHDDALLRRFAAFLEENGIAVRSSTYLLPELLAPDGCWTKVEPDPNQLRDIAIGWKAAKAVGLLDIGQCVVVEKGSVLAVEAIDGTDATIARGGRLGGGRAVVVKVCKPQQDTRFDIPAVGPATIDTMRAAGVSTLAVESGRTVVFDREKMIAMADESAMSIIAFGEDRWAD